Genomic window (Equus asinus isolate D_3611 breed Donkey chromosome 13, EquAss-T2T_v2, whole genome shotgun sequence):
GTCACTATGGAAACTGGCAGTTGCTAAGTACCACTGTCAGCTAGACCAGACAGTAGGCCACCATTTTGGTCACTAAGAAGGAAGCTGAGTTGAGTTTGAATGGAGTAGGAAAGGGAGGATATGATGAGCAAGACAGCCATCTGGGTTACTGGGGGACAACACGTGGGTTCTTGGGATAGTCCTGTTGAGTAACAAAGCTTATATTGGGATACggaaagggaagaagaacaaGACAAATTGGGCCTGCCACAGCAGATGGCAGTCATCTTAACTGTCCTAAAAGCAGCACAGAGAACAAGGGAAGGGAGATCTTGGGAAGTGCCACTGAATACTAGGAAAATCCTCCTCAGTCCGCCCTATCTTTTCACAGTCAGTAAGTTCCAGCTTCCTCCTGAAACAGGAAGTTCTTCCTGCCCTCCCTTCTCCACAGAGTAAGAACCactcacctccccccaccccccagactAAGCCACTTCGAGTTCCAGCCAGATCACTTCCTATTTCAGAAGTGCTACTTCCTGTTCTGGATGAAGGCACTTCCAGTTGCTGCTGCACTGCTTCTGCCACTTCCCAGGCCACTTCTGTCCAGGCCTGGTCACATCTTGTCTGGAGAAAGTCACTTCCTGTCCCAAGTGGCCCATTCAGCATCAGACCAAGTCCATATGTGTCCCGACTGGTTCATATCTTGCTATTGGCCACTGGACAAAATGGGACACTTCTTCTCATGGTAGCTGTCATGACCCAACCACCCCAAATGGCTGGAGTAAGTTTGTAAAGGCCTGGGGCATGGCAGAGAAGGAGGCCCTGCTGCCCATGCCCTGAGCTGGGGTGGAGTGCCAGAACCTTCCCCATAAGGCCCCCATTTTTGGCAGACTGAGGGGAGTGGTTGATAAGAGAGGTCAGAAGAGGGAGCTGAGGGGAGAAATGCTTTGATGCCCCCACCCGGGAGATGGGAGAGGCACAGGATAAGAAGCCAAGAGGTAAAAGGAGATGTAGGGAAGAGGATGCTAGGGAAGAGGAACAGACCTAGAGACAGAAGTGGGagaaagaataagagagagagagagagagaagagaagagaaaaacagtgagaggcagaaagaaagaggtgCCAACCAAAAGACAGACTGTTCCCGCCCCTGGCTctcggtgggggagggggtcaaGGATCCCTGGGTCATGGTCAGAAAAGGGGGCTGagtctctgccccctccccaaggGAATAGGACCCAGGAACACAGAGACAGAGCGGGGCACATGTGGCCAACCAGAGGGCAGGAGGTGGTTCAGTGGAAGTCTTAAGGAATCCTAAAAGTGGAGAAGAGGGCAACAGCCAGGAGGAGCAAAGGGGCTGGTGGAGCAGAGGGGGCCAAGGAGATGCTAGAGGTGTCCCTCCAACCATGATTAAACTGGAGCACCCCAAGAAGGGCTGGATCCAGGTCAGCCAGGTGAGAGGAGCCCTCATACCTTGTAGTAGATGTTTGGAGGGCTCTGGGGGGGCCCATCCTGCACGATGTACACAGGATGCCCATAGTCACCACTCACCTTCTCATAGTGGGGACAGAAAGGGGGGTCTGCAGCCCCACCGCCCCGCAGGGCTATCCCTAGCTCCCCAGGTTCAGCCTCCCTAGGTCCCATCCCACCTCCGCCCCCCAGACCCAGAGATCCTCCCCTCCCGAAGGAGCCAGGACCAGGGTGGCGACTCTCCGAAGGCTTGGCCCGCCGTCTCCGCCAACACATggcacccccagcccctgccacgCCCAGCAAGAGCAGCGCCAGCCCCCCTGCTGCCCCGGCCACTGCAGGCAtgctgggagggggcagggggcctTCAGCACCCCGGGAGGTTGCATTGCTGGTGGGGTCACCTGGCAGGGAAGGggtgaaggaggaaagaggggGAGGGGCTGAAGGAGCCACCTAGGCATCTGGACACCCAGCCTTGGGGATATGTCCCATGGGCTTCCCCAGCAGTGCCCAGGCCCTTTGGGACCCCACCTCTCCCCGACCAAGCCCCACTCAGAATCCAGGTGTGTCCAGCCCTTCAGCTCCGTGCCAGGCAGTCCTCCCCACTTCTCTGACAGCACTGATTGAAGCGCTGACTTGACTAATTAGTTCTAATTGAGTCTTCTCCTCATTTGGCTTccattcccctcccaccctcccatcctctctgctcctctttccTGTATCACAGCcccaaaactgaagaggaagggaaagggtgAAGGTAAGGCAGCTGGGGTCCGagggcagaggaggctggggaaggcAGGAGGCTGGACCCCTGGTTCCTACCTGGCATATTCTCcttcccaggctccaggctgTGGGCTGCCCCTCGGTCTCTCTCCATGGGCATTTCAGACACAGGTTTTCGGGGGGCAGCCCCTCCTCGGGGACCTGGAGACGGGGGAGACCTGAGAGAGGGGCTAAGACAGCAGCCCCCTGACCATGACGGGACTGCCCCAACCTCCCTCAACATCTAGGAGGTGTGCCTCAGCCCCACTCACTTTGTCCCACTCGGAGCAGCACCTTCATGCCTCTGGTGAGGCACACACCTCCCTGCAAGCTCTCCAGGCCTTCCCGGGTCCCGTCCGATGTGGCTGGGAGGGAAGAGCCGGAGGGAGAAGTTGGCATTCCAGAGCCTAGCCCCTATTCTGTCTCCATACCCTGGCCCCAATACTGCCTGAGGGTATAAGGGGTCTCTCTTGGCTCCAGTAGTCCCTCCCTCATCTGCCTTCCAACCAAGGAGCACCTCCCCACTCGagcctgccctctgcccagcagtACCAATTATATAGTAATCGTGGTGTGAGCGGAACTCGTGGCCCCAGAGGTTAGGGCTGTACTCCTGGAACTTGATGGTGAAGCGGAGGTCCAAGTCTGGTCGGTCACAAGTAAGAAGCAGATTTGGGGCAGGGGGTGCCTCACAGCGCCGGCCCTGGGCACCCCCTACCAGATACAGCTTGTAGAACTCATAATTTGGAGAGGAGTTGGGGCCAGAAGGCCGGGCCCGGGGGCAGAGCAGGTCTAGCCGGTCCCCGATCTGAGGGTAGAGCACATAAccaccctctgcctggaacctATGGGGAGGAGGGCGAGgtggacaaggaagagaagtgtCAGAGGTCTGGCCCTCAGAGCTTTGCCTCCCTCACCCCACATCCCTGCAGGATAGCCTCTGTCTGAGTGGAAAGCCTGTTCGGACAGAGTAGGCACTAAGGACTCTGCAAGCTTGTGTTGGAAGCAGCAGGAAGCCAGGCTCAGAGGTCTCCTGCCCCTTGGTGTGCCCAAATGCACTCTTCAGCCCGCCCTCACCACATGCACACTGCCATCATTCGCTCCATCACCAGCCCTGTTGCCATGGCAACAGGATGCCAGTTACCAAGGAGCTGGCCTCTCTGGAACCACACAGCCCACCCTTCCCAGGTGATTTCACTACTCCATGGCAGTCAACCATGGGGGcagagcctcccctcccccaggccaccaCTGAATTTCAAGGATTTCAGGGCAAAGGAATCAGGGTCGGGGAGGGGTTGTGGAGGGTGATCCAGACCAGTGTCCCAAGTTAGGCAATGTGACAGGAGGCAAGTATCTGGTCTGGCAATGGCCCTAAAGGGGGCTAATGGGAACCAGGGTCTAGGGGCCAACTGC
Coding sequences:
- the EFNB3 gene encoding ephrin-B3 isoform X2, which gives rise to MGAPHSGPGGVRVGALLLLGFFGLVSGLSLEPVYWNSANKRFQAEGGYVLYPQIGDRLDLLCPRARPSGPNSSPNYEFYKLYLVGGAQGRRCEAPPAPNLLLTCDRPDLDLRFTIKFQEYSPNLWGHEFRSHHDYYIIATSDGTREGLESLQGGVCLTRGMKVLLRVGQSPRGGAAPRKPVSEMPMERDRGAAHSLEPGKENMPGLFLFPSILFPTSPFTSWLLILCLSHLPGGGIKAFLPSAPSSDLSYQPLPSVCQKWGPYGEGSGTPPQLRAWAAGPPSLPCPRPLQTYSSHLGWLGHDSYHEKKCPILSSGQ
- the EFNB3 gene encoding ephrin-B3 isoform X1 → MGAPHSGPGGVRVGALLLLGFFGLVSGLSLEPVYWNSANKRFQAEGGYVLYPQIGDRLDLLCPRARPSGPNSSPNYEFYKLYLVGGAQGRRCEAPPAPNLLLTCDRPDLDLRFTIKFQEYSPNLWGHEFRSHHDYYIIATSDGTREGLESLQGGVCLTRGMKVLLRVGQSPRGGAAPRKPVSEMPMERDRGAAHSLEPGKENMPGDPTSNATSRGAEGPLPPPSMPAVAGAAGGLALLLLGVAGAGGAMCWRRRRAKPSESRHPGPGSFGRGGSLGLGGGGGMGPREAEPGELGIALRGGGAADPPFCPHYEKVSGDYGHPVYIVQDGPPQSPPNIYYKV